In Miscanthus floridulus cultivar M001 unplaced genomic scaffold, ASM1932011v1 os_2685_1_2, whole genome shotgun sequence, one DNA window encodes the following:
- the LOC136535311 gene encoding uncharacterized protein, producing MEESCNNLASAEMVEKLSLSTISHPQPYYIQWLNNSGKVEVDHGSLIKDSLHFGKTNQYSFVHNDKKIVLHPMSLEAILRDELARASKLKNQAIASENHIVANELEKHKKKSSKSVHHNKNEIKLKGSCYFAMKSDLDEIDTCNTICYALVCKETLFSLEDTPISLPPTVTNLLQEYADVFPKEVPPGLPPIQGIEHQIDLIPGASLPNRAPYRTNPEETKEIQRQVQELLDKGYEAHEEDS from the exons atggaggaaagctgcaacaacttggcaagtgctgAAATGGTGGAGAAGCTTTCATTGAGCACAATATCACACCCGCAGCCTTACTACATTCAGTGGCTTAACAACAGCGGCAAGGTGGAG GTAGACCATGGTAGTTTGATAAAAGATTCCTtgcactttggtaaaacaaatcaatACTCTTTTGTGCATAATGACAAGAAGATTGTGTTGCACCCCATGTCCCTTGAGGCTATTCTAAGAGATGAACTTGCTAGAGCTAGCAAACTTAAGAATCAAGCTATTGCTAGTGAAAATCATATTGTCGCTAATGAACTTGAGAAACATAAGAAGAAGTCTAGCAAATCTGttcatcataataaaaatgagatcaagctaaaaggctcttgttactttgccatgaaatctgatttggatgagattgatACTTGCAATACTATATGCTATGCTttggtttgcaaagaaactttgtTTTCACTTGAGGATACTCCTATTTCTTTGCCTcctactgtcactaaccttttgcaggagtacgcCGATGTTTTCCCAAAGGAGGTACCACCGGGACTACCACCAATTCAGGGAATTGAGCACCAGATTGACCTCATTCCTGGGGCATCCTTGCCAAATCGTGCTCCTTATAGGACCAACCCAGAGGAAACTAAAGAGATACAGCGCCAAGTGCAAGAATTGcttgacaaaggttat GAAGCACATGAGGAGGATTCATAG